One Pyrococcus furiosus DSM 3638 genomic region harbors:
- a CDS encoding homoserine kinase → MKVYAPATIANFGPGFDVFGLAIETPRDTVIAKESDDFRIEVEGYKVPENDENVALVAAKALFKLVGEEGGIYLKLKKGIRPKSGLGSSGASSIAGAVAAARILGVEDDEIIIRAALEGERKASGSPHGDNVVPSYYGNFTIVESLNPLRVHNIEVDFKVVVILPSVEVPTSEARKVLPKKVPLKDAVKNIALASSLVLALKEGNLEEVGRLLEDHLALPYRLSLVPWFPKVKEAAKEAGAYGVMISGSGPAVFALGENLKEIGKAMKEAFESFGIEAEYWVTKVGRGAKWC, encoded by the coding sequence ATGAAAGTCTACGCCCCAGCTACGATAGCGAACTTTGGGCCTGGGTTTGACGTCTTTGGCTTGGCAATAGAAACGCCAAGGGATACTGTAATTGCAAAGGAAAGTGATGATTTCAGGATAGAGGTCGAAGGCTACAAAGTTCCAGAAAATGACGAAAACGTAGCTTTAGTCGCTGCAAAAGCTTTATTTAAACTTGTGGGCGAGGAAGGAGGAATCTACCTAAAACTAAAGAAAGGAATTAGGCCAAAAAGTGGCCTAGGAAGTTCTGGGGCATCTTCAATAGCAGGAGCAGTTGCTGCGGCTAGGATTTTAGGAGTAGAAGATGATGAAATTATAATAAGAGCGGCTCTCGAAGGGGAAAGAAAAGCCTCTGGAAGCCCTCATGGAGATAATGTTGTCCCCTCTTACTATGGAAACTTCACAATCGTGGAGTCCCTAAATCCCCTCAGAGTCCACAACATTGAGGTTGATTTCAAGGTAGTCGTCATCCTTCCCAGTGTTGAAGTACCTACAAGTGAGGCTAGAAAAGTACTTCCGAAGAAAGTCCCTCTCAAAGATGCCGTGAAAAACATAGCCCTCGCCTCTTCTCTAGTTCTGGCACTAAAGGAGGGAAACCTGGAGGAAGTAGGAAGGCTACTAGAGGACCATTTAGCCCTCCCATACAGACTCAGCCTAGTTCCATGGTTTCCTAAGGTAAAGGAAGCCGCTAAGGAGGCAGGAGCCTATGGGGTTATGATATCTGGCTCGGGACCAGCAGTATTTGCTCTTGGGGAGAACCTCAAAGAAATAGGGAAGGCTATGAAGGAGGCGTTTGAAAGTTTTGGAATTGAGGCTGAATACTGGGTGACAAAGGTTGGTAGGGGTGCAAAATGGTGCTGA
- a CDS encoding bifunctional L-myo-inositol-1-phosphate cytidylyltransferase/CDP-L-myo-inositol myo-inositolphosphotransferase, which produces MKGVILAAGYGSRMGEKPKGLLKIAGREILYRTIKNLEKNGIKEFIIVTNERYLQKFEEFVKENNLQNVKLAVNRFPEKGNGYSLYVAKDFVKGKFVLVMSDHIYEEKFYELALRGEGLIVDRNPKFVDIDEATKVKIENDRVVDIGKEIPSWDGVDTGFFILDDSIFSVIEDILKEKEVVELKDVVKRARLKVSYVDGLYWMDVDTPGDLKKARKLIVYSSVKGVGDGFISRYINRKISTRISALLVDHITPNKLTIVTFLFGIFSGLMNLISVPLAAILYQISSIFDGVDGEIARARMQTSKFGGFFDSILDRYVDFTYLLTLAYVTIREPIWWVIAGIAIFSSAMVSYSTERFRGAYCADAYKVVPALRKIPGKRDERIFVTMIFALLGLIKPLFALLAAWSTLRVIITIYLVWRDVNG; this is translated from the coding sequence GTGAAAGGGGTTATTCTAGCTGCTGGATATGGGAGTAGAATGGGAGAGAAACCAAAGGGACTACTAAAGATCGCAGGAAGAGAGATCCTCTACAGAACAATTAAGAACCTCGAAAAAAACGGAATTAAAGAATTTATCATCGTTACAAACGAGAGATACCTTCAAAAATTTGAAGAATTCGTAAAAGAGAACAACCTGCAAAATGTAAAACTTGCTGTGAATAGATTTCCCGAAAAGGGGAATGGATATTCACTTTATGTTGCAAAGGATTTTGTGAAGGGCAAATTCGTCCTCGTGATGAGTGATCACATATATGAGGAGAAGTTTTATGAATTAGCCTTGAGGGGAGAAGGCCTCATTGTAGATAGAAATCCTAAATTTGTGGACATTGATGAGGCGACTAAAGTTAAAATCGAGAACGACAGGGTTGTTGACATTGGAAAAGAGATACCTTCATGGGATGGAGTAGATACAGGGTTTTTCATTTTAGATGACTCAATATTCAGTGTCATTGAAGATATCTTAAAGGAAAAGGAAGTTGTAGAGCTTAAGGATGTTGTTAAGAGGGCGAGATTAAAAGTTAGCTACGTAGATGGGCTATATTGGATGGATGTGGATACTCCAGGTGATTTGAAGAAGGCGAGAAAGTTAATAGTTTACTCCTCGGTAAAGGGGGTTGGAGATGGATTCATAAGTAGATATATTAATAGAAAAATCTCAACTAGAATCTCGGCCCTTCTCGTCGATCACATAACCCCAAACAAGTTAACAATAGTAACCTTTCTCTTTGGCATATTTTCCGGATTAATGAATCTAATCAGCGTTCCTTTAGCTGCAATTCTTTACCAAATAAGCTCGATATTTGACGGAGTTGATGGAGAAATTGCAAGGGCAAGGATGCAGACTAGCAAGTTTGGCGGATTTTTTGACTCCATTCTCGACAGGTATGTAGACTTTACTTACCTCCTAACCTTAGCCTACGTGACTATAAGAGAGCCAATATGGTGGGTAATTGCAGGAATTGCAATCTTCTCTTCGGCAATGGTGAGTTATTCAACCGAAAGATTTAGGGGAGCCTATTGTGCAGATGCATACAAGGTCGTTCCAGCTTTAAGAAAAATCCCAGGTAAGAGGGATGAGAGAATATTTGTAACAATGATATTCGCCCTCCTGGGATTAATAAAGCCATTATTTGCGCTCTTAGCCGCGTGGAGTACTTTAAGAGTGATCATAACTATCTACTTAGTATGGAGGGATGTGAATGGTTGA
- the thrC gene encoding threonine synthase gives MVLKCVVCGREYPEDEVRYRCECGGLLEVVIDLDKVDTSIFNGKEIKLWKYESWLPVKKRVSLEEGGTPLYRLLNLESDLGVKELYAKNEGANPTGSFKDRGMTVGVSKALELGMDKVICASTGNTSASLAAYAAKAGIKAYVLIPSGKIALGKLAQAIIYGARVVPIKGNFDDALRVVVETSKELGIYMLNSINPFRLEGQKTIAYEIYDQLGKVPDNVILPVGNAGNISAIWKGFKEMYEAGVIDELPRMIGIQAEGASPLAKAWKEKRKFQPEESPETIASAIRIGNPANWIKAWRAVEESGGLFESVSDEEILRAQKLLASREGLFVEPASAASLAGLIKLLESGEISRNESYVLITTGHGLKDPNIVIKNFQVPEPIDPTLEAFKEVIE, from the coding sequence ATGGTGCTGAAATGTGTAGTCTGTGGGAGAGAGTATCCTGAAGACGAAGTTAGGTATAGGTGTGAGTGTGGAGGTCTATTAGAGGTTGTTATCGATCTAGATAAAGTTGATACTTCCATTTTTAACGGTAAGGAGATAAAGCTGTGGAAATATGAAAGCTGGCTACCCGTAAAGAAGAGAGTTAGTCTGGAAGAAGGTGGAACTCCCCTATATAGGTTATTAAATCTTGAAAGTGATCTTGGAGTAAAAGAGCTCTATGCAAAAAACGAGGGTGCGAATCCAACAGGTTCATTTAAAGACCGCGGAATGACGGTTGGAGTCTCGAAGGCTCTTGAGCTAGGAATGGATAAAGTCATATGTGCATCTACGGGAAATACTTCAGCATCACTTGCTGCTTATGCTGCAAAAGCAGGAATAAAAGCATATGTCCTAATCCCAAGTGGGAAGATAGCGTTAGGAAAGCTTGCTCAAGCAATAATCTATGGGGCTAGGGTTGTACCAATCAAGGGGAACTTTGACGATGCTCTAAGAGTAGTCGTGGAGACAAGCAAAGAACTTGGGATATACATGTTAAATTCAATAAACCCATTCAGGCTCGAAGGACAAAAGACAATAGCGTATGAGATATATGACCAACTTGGAAAAGTTCCAGACAACGTTATTCTCCCAGTTGGAAATGCAGGAAACATTTCTGCAATATGGAAGGGGTTTAAGGAGATGTATGAGGCTGGCGTAATAGATGAACTTCCCAGGATGATAGGAATTCAAGCAGAAGGAGCATCCCCATTAGCGAAGGCTTGGAAAGAGAAAAGAAAATTCCAACCCGAAGAGAGTCCAGAAACCATTGCATCGGCCATAAGAATAGGAAACCCCGCAAATTGGATAAAGGCATGGAGGGCTGTTGAAGAATCTGGGGGACTATTTGAGAGCGTAAGTGATGAGGAAATACTAAGAGCTCAGAAACTTCTAGCGTCTAGGGAAGGACTATTTGTTGAACCTGCTTCTGCAGCATCTTTAGCTGGCTTAATTAAGCTCCTTGAAAGTGGTGAAATAAGCAGGAATGAGAGTTACGTTTTAATCACAACTGGACATGGGCTAAAAGATCCAAATATCGTCATAAAGAACTTCCAAGTTCCAGAACCTATAGACCCAACTTTAGAAGCTTTTAAGGAGGTGATTGAATGA
- a CDS encoding aspartate kinase — translation MVEKPVVVKFGGTSVRYAFEEALELVANLNENTRTIVVVSALAGVTDCLLRLANGDMSALLEIEEIHEELSQELDVQLDHLMYQLHKTLNSKSSFPSKEAFVDEIASFGERFSAELFSEGLKILGINAKAVDSKDILFAKGDYGNAEVDFKKSVYGAGILYRMLRRGIVPVVTGYYGNLNGFRATFGRGGSDYSATSIARLVNAKATLIMSDVEGIYTADPKLVPSAKLIHYISYREAKIAAKLGMKALHHRAIDPVEGRIPVILGKTRDLKFGTLISHKSQGIPVVVHKLIEDHAEVSVVSTRRSFSLPYEVYEEGDFYFKIKIPKEQFLEVLKDIHRRVVENESLRPSYDSELWAWV, via the coding sequence GTGGTGGAGAAACCTGTTGTTGTAAAGTTTGGAGGAACTTCAGTAAGGTACGCCTTTGAAGAAGCACTAGAGCTAGTTGCAAATCTAAACGAAAATACAAGAACAATCGTTGTCGTTTCTGCACTTGCAGGGGTTACAGATTGTTTATTAAGGCTCGCGAATGGTGATATGTCTGCTCTTCTAGAAATCGAAGAAATACATGAAGAACTATCTCAAGAATTAGACGTTCAGCTTGACCACTTAATGTATCAGCTTCACAAGACACTTAATTCTAAATCAAGCTTTCCATCAAAAGAAGCATTTGTGGATGAAATAGCATCCTTTGGAGAGAGATTTTCAGCCGAACTATTCTCAGAGGGGCTTAAAATACTCGGAATTAATGCTAAGGCTGTTGATTCAAAGGATATACTCTTTGCCAAGGGGGATTATGGAAATGCAGAAGTAGACTTTAAAAAGAGCGTCTATGGAGCAGGCATCCTATATCGCATGCTTAGGAGGGGAATAGTCCCCGTTGTTACTGGATACTATGGAAATCTAAATGGATTCAGAGCAACTTTTGGGAGGGGAGGAAGCGATTACTCAGCAACTTCAATAGCAAGACTAGTAAACGCAAAGGCCACTTTGATTATGAGCGATGTTGAGGGAATTTACACGGCAGATCCAAAGCTTGTGCCTTCTGCAAAGTTAATCCACTACATCTCATACAGAGAAGCGAAAATAGCTGCAAAACTAGGTATGAAAGCCCTTCATCATAGGGCTATTGATCCAGTAGAGGGAAGAATACCCGTAATCCTCGGAAAGACTAGAGATTTGAAGTTTGGAACCTTGATTTCTCACAAGTCCCAGGGGATTCCTGTAGTGGTTCATAAATTGATCGAGGATCACGCCGAAGTTTCCGTGGTATCGACTAGAAGGAGCTTTTCTCTCCCCTATGAAGTCTATGAGGAAGGAGATTTTTACTTTAAGATAAAAATTCCCAAGGAGCAGTTTTTGGAAGTTTTAAAAGATATACACAGGAGAGTGGTGGAAAATGAAAGTCTACGCCCCAGCTACGATAGCGAACTTTGGGCCTGGGTTTGA
- a CDS encoding TRAM domain-containing protein, which translates to MRRNRRRFDGERKGRRFENSAPVKVGERYKVKIESMGKGGDGIARIKGFVIFVPNTHVGDEVEIVINSVKSKYAFAQVIG; encoded by the coding sequence ATGAGAAGGAATAGAAGAAGGTTTGATGGAGAAAGGAAAGGAAGAAGGTTTGAAAACTCAGCACCAGTGAAGGTTGGAGAAAGATATAAGGTTAAGATAGAAAGCATGGGCAAAGGAGGAGATGGGATAGCCAGAATTAAGGGGTTTGTAATCTTTGTCCCCAATACACATGTGGGGGACGAAGTGGAGATCGTTATAAACTCCGTGAAGAGCAAGTACGCCTTTGCCCAGGTTATAGGGTGA
- a CDS encoding class I SAM-dependent methyltransferase, whose product MVDLTLITEEAVKLAEEMIRKGYDIKKIKRALKLPEEEFNIALEVAKARIKAKDKFSRNDLWFDLEGLRYATHEMVADYRGKRLKEQGVKSVADVSCGVGIQLIFFAKHGIESIGVDIDPIKIEFAKRNADKYGVNIKFIVGDSLDPEIVEKINAEVIFSDPARPPEVPERNLEDLLPSPLKVYEAYKEKTESFIFDLPPQIRREKVPWKGEFEYIDLYGHVNRLTFYTEPLAKAERSAVLLPQGARLESNPDLENIVEEVDEPGRYIYEIPQGIDYADLINELFHTVRGELKLLLREKRRILATSDEEIKCKYFKRAYVVVKTMPFHPVRINDFLRKEGYGRATLRISVPEEEYWKIRRRIEANLSGEKRAFVFNVKGLAVIAEEVHQDQ is encoded by the coding sequence ATGGTTGACCTAACTCTCATCACCGAAGAAGCCGTTAAGCTGGCTGAGGAGATGATAAGAAAAGGATACGATATAAAAAAGATTAAGAGAGCACTAAAACTCCCCGAAGAAGAATTCAACATAGCCTTGGAAGTAGCAAAGGCGAGAATAAAGGCCAAAGACAAATTCTCAAGGAACGATTTATGGTTTGACTTAGAAGGCCTCAGGTATGCCACTCACGAAATGGTAGCCGACTATAGAGGAAAAAGACTAAAGGAGCAGGGAGTTAAGAGCGTTGCCGACGTTTCTTGTGGAGTTGGAATACAATTGATATTCTTTGCAAAACATGGAATCGAGAGCATTGGTGTTGACATTGATCCCATAAAGATAGAGTTCGCGAAGAGGAACGCAGATAAGTATGGGGTAAATATCAAGTTTATCGTTGGGGATTCTCTAGATCCGGAAATTGTTGAGAAGATTAATGCGGAGGTAATATTCTCAGATCCTGCCAGACCTCCCGAAGTTCCAGAGAGAAACCTTGAAGATCTACTTCCAAGCCCCCTTAAGGTTTACGAGGCCTACAAGGAAAAAACCGAGAGTTTTATCTTTGACCTTCCCCCACAAATAAGGAGAGAAAAAGTTCCCTGGAAGGGAGAATTTGAGTACATAGACCTCTATGGGCACGTGAATAGGCTAACCTTCTACACTGAACCCCTAGCGAAGGCAGAAAGAAGTGCTGTTCTTCTTCCCCAGGGGGCAAGACTTGAGAGCAATCCAGATCTGGAGAATATAGTGGAGGAAGTTGATGAGCCTGGAAGGTATATCTACGAAATTCCCCAGGGAATAGACTACGCAGACTTGATAAATGAGCTTTTCCATACAGTTAGGGGAGAGCTTAAGCTACTCCTTAGAGAAAAAAGAAGAATTTTGGCGACGAGCGATGAAGAAATAAAGTGTAAATACTTTAAGAGAGCTTATGTCGTTGTAAAAACAATGCCTTTCCATCCAGTTAGAATTAACGATTTCCTAAGAAAAGAAGGTTATGGAAGAGCAACTTTAAGAATAAGCGTTCCAGAAGAGGAATACTGGAAAATTAGAAGAAGAATTGAAGCCAATTTAAGTGGAGAAAAGAGAGCATTCGTGTTCAACGTTAAGGGATTAGCTGTCATTGCTGAGGAAGTTCATCAAGATCAATGA
- the asd gene encoding aspartate-semialdehyde dehydrogenase: MKAAVLGATGLVGRTFVKLLSGHPWFKVSKLVASEKSAGKEYGEIVEDSPKEFRKNVIISLEEFLKDPDVDIVFNALPASISREVEEKLAQEIPVFTNARAHRYDEDVPILVPEVNMNHLGIIEVQKKNRGWDGFIVTNPNCSTAILTVSLAPLVEFGIKKVRVATMQAISGAGFSGLSAYAIHDNVIPFINGEEWKIENESKKILGKFNGERIENADFDISAIATRVPVIHGHTEAVFVELEKVNIEEIREAFDSFDPLRDYKLPSYEKPIVYSEVPQPRLHRDRGKGLTGTVGRLEKINGGVKYVTLGHNLVRGAAGGSVLNAELAYRLGYL; this comes from the coding sequence ATGAAAGCAGCCGTTTTAGGAGCAACTGGACTCGTAGGAAGGACTTTCGTGAAATTACTCAGCGGACACCCATGGTTTAAAGTCAGTAAGCTTGTAGCATCTGAAAAGTCTGCAGGTAAGGAGTACGGAGAAATAGTCGAGGACTCACCAAAAGAGTTTAGAAAAAATGTAATAATCAGCCTAGAGGAGTTTTTAAAAGACCCCGATGTTGATATAGTCTTCAATGCTCTCCCAGCCTCAATATCCAGAGAAGTTGAAGAAAAACTTGCGCAAGAGATTCCAGTTTTTACAAATGCTAGAGCTCACAGATATGACGAAGATGTTCCTATTTTGGTTCCAGAGGTAAACATGAATCACCTGGGAATAATTGAAGTTCAGAAAAAGAACAGGGGTTGGGATGGTTTTATAGTCACAAACCCCAACTGTTCAACTGCTATACTTACGGTATCTTTAGCTCCATTAGTTGAATTTGGGATAAAGAAGGTTAGAGTTGCAACAATGCAAGCTATTAGTGGAGCTGGATTTTCAGGACTTTCGGCATATGCAATTCATGACAATGTAATTCCCTTCATAAATGGAGAGGAGTGGAAGATAGAAAATGAGAGCAAGAAAATATTGGGAAAATTCAACGGTGAGAGAATAGAAAACGCAGACTTCGACATCTCTGCCATAGCAACGAGAGTTCCAGTTATTCATGGTCATACGGAGGCAGTATTTGTGGAGTTGGAGAAGGTAAACATTGAAGAGATAAGAGAAGCATTTGACAGCTTTGATCCATTGAGAGACTATAAGCTCCCCTCTTATGAGAAACCGATAGTATATTCAGAAGTTCCACAACCCAGACTTCACAGGGATAGGGGGAAAGGACTAACTGGAACTGTAGGTAGACTCGAGAAAATAAACGGTGGAGTGAAGTACGTAACACTTGGTCATAATCTCGTCAGAGGAGCGGCTGGAGGTTCAGTTCTCAACGCTGAACTCGCCTACAGGCTTGGCTATCTCTGA
- a CDS encoding aspartate kinase: MIVLKFGGSSIKYDFEEATNLALSLFEDDAVIVVVSAIKGITDKLILYSQTLDKTIATKIASEYVSFAKSHGIDPVILKPYLDELFNLPDLPEEALRDYILSLGEVLSAVIFSASIGGKFVPSWDIFEAEGNFGNAFIDIKSSKKKFKRVFEVLEEGYIPVIPGFTAGKDGYILTLGRGGSDYSGVAAGVLGKAKLVAIMSDVEGIYTADPKLVPSARLIPYVSYDEIIISSKHGMRALQWKAAELAKEYKIPVLFGRTRNWRMGTLMSERSSGMPLMTYKDGLLLVNVTEEIKYPIIAEGPFWKLYKVSQEEGIHLMRELHTKLFQPSFIQYSVYKSSENGQKTQEFNEKISIEQGENRKIYYSEEEVNLPG; encoded by the coding sequence GCTAAAATTTGGGGGAAGCTCAATTAAGTATGACTTCGAGGAAGCAACAAATTTAGCCCTCAGTCTCTTTGAAGATGATGCTGTCATTGTAGTAGTTTCTGCAATAAAAGGGATAACAGATAAGCTGATTCTGTACTCCCAGACCTTGGATAAGACAATAGCAACAAAAATAGCTTCTGAGTATGTTAGCTTTGCAAAATCCCATGGTATAGATCCAGTGATATTGAAACCCTACTTAGATGAGCTTTTTAACCTTCCAGACCTTCCAGAGGAGGCACTAAGGGATTATATCCTGTCTTTGGGCGAAGTTCTTTCTGCTGTAATTTTCTCAGCCTCAATTGGAGGAAAATTCGTCCCCTCTTGGGATATTTTTGAGGCCGAGGGTAACTTTGGAAATGCATTCATAGACATAAAAAGTAGCAAGAAAAAATTCAAGAGAGTATTTGAGGTGCTTGAAGAAGGCTATATTCCAGTTATCCCAGGATTTACGGCTGGAAAAGATGGCTACATTCTCACCCTGGGAAGAGGGGGGAGTGACTATTCGGGAGTTGCCGCTGGAGTCCTTGGAAAGGCAAAATTAGTGGCGATTATGAGTGATGTCGAGGGAATTTATACAGCAGATCCAAAGCTAGTCCCCTCGGCAAGGTTAATTCCCTACGTTTCTTATGATGAGATCATAATATCCTCAAAACATGGCATGAGGGCTTTACAATGGAAAGCTGCAGAATTAGCTAAAGAGTATAAGATTCCAGTCCTCTTTGGAAGGACTAGGAACTGGAGAATGGGAACTTTGATGAGCGAAAGGAGCTCAGGAATGCCGCTTATGACATACAAAGATGGGCTGCTACTTGTTAATGTAACTGAAGAGATAAAATATCCGATTATAGCTGAAGGGCCTTTCTGGAAACTCTACAAAGTTTCCCAAGAAGAGGGAATTCACTTAATGAGAGAGCTTCATACAAAATTATTTCAACCGTCATTTATCCAATATAGTGTTTACAAATCTAGTGAAAATGGGCAAAAAACTCAAGAATTTAACGAAAAAATATCAATTGAACAAGGAGAAAATCGAAAAATTTATTACAGTGAGGAAGAGGTTAACCTTCCTGGGTGA
- a CDS encoding MoaD/ThiS family protein, with amino-acid sequence MIKVKVIGRNIEKEIEWREGMKVRDILRAVGFNTESAIAKVNGKVVLEDDEVKDGDFVEVIPVVSGG; translated from the coding sequence ATGATAAAGGTGAAGGTCATAGGGAGAAACATAGAGAAGGAAATCGAGTGGAGGGAAGGAATGAAAGTCAGAGACATCCTAAGAGCCGTGGGATTTAACACTGAAAGTGCAATAGCTAAGGTTAATGGGAAAGTTGTACTGGAAGATGATGAAGTTAAGGATGGAGACTTTGTGGAAGTTATCCCCGTCGTCTCAGGTGGTTAA
- a CDS encoding phosphoglycerate kinase, which produces MFRLRDFEYYNRTVFLRVDLNSPMSNGKIISDARFRAVLPTIKYLIESGAKVVVGTHQGKPYSEEYSTTEEHARILSELLNMHVEYVEDIFGKYARERIKAMKPGEVIVLENLRFSAEEVKNATIEECEKTFFVRKLSQVIDLVVNDAFAAAHRSQPSLVGFARIKPMIMGFLMEKEVDALTKAYESEEKPRVYVLGGAKVDDSLKVAENVLRKEKADLILTGGLVGQLFTLAKGFDLGRENIKFLEKKGILKYVDWAEKILDEFYPYVRTPVDFAIDFKGERVEIDLLSDEKRLFDEYPILDIGSRTVEKYREILLKARIIVANGPMGVFEREEFAVGTIGVFKAIGESPAFSVIGGGHSIASIYKYNITGISHISTGGGAMLTFFAGEKLPVLEALKISYEKFSNLLS; this is translated from the coding sequence ATGTTCAGGTTGAGAGATTTTGAATACTACAACAGAACCGTGTTTCTTCGAGTTGACTTAAACTCACCAATGAGTAATGGAAAAATAATAAGTGACGCGAGATTTCGAGCAGTCCTTCCAACGATAAAGTACCTAATAGAGAGTGGAGCAAAAGTAGTTGTTGGCACTCATCAAGGAAAACCCTACAGCGAAGAGTATTCGACTACTGAAGAGCATGCGAGAATTCTCTCTGAGCTCCTAAATATGCATGTTGAATACGTTGAAGACATTTTTGGAAAGTATGCAAGGGAGAGAATAAAGGCTATGAAACCTGGGGAAGTTATAGTCCTCGAAAACCTCAGGTTCTCTGCAGAAGAAGTAAAAAACGCAACTATTGAGGAATGCGAAAAGACGTTTTTTGTTAGGAAGCTCTCCCAGGTAATAGACCTCGTTGTTAACGATGCCTTTGCTGCCGCTCATAGAAGTCAGCCATCTCTCGTTGGTTTTGCAAGAATAAAGCCTATGATAATGGGATTCCTTATGGAAAAAGAAGTTGATGCTTTAACAAAAGCTTATGAAAGTGAAGAAAAGCCGAGAGTTTATGTTCTTGGTGGTGCAAAAGTTGATGACTCATTAAAAGTTGCCGAAAACGTTCTTAGGAAAGAAAAGGCTGATCTCATACTGACAGGGGGATTGGTTGGCCAATTATTCACTCTAGCTAAGGGCTTTGACCTGGGAAGAGAAAACATTAAATTCTTAGAAAAGAAGGGAATTTTAAAATACGTAGACTGGGCAGAAAAGATTCTTGACGAATTTTATCCCTACGTTAGAACTCCCGTAGACTTTGCCATTGACTTCAAGGGAGAAAGAGTAGAGATAGATTTGCTCAGCGACGAGAAAAGGCTCTTTGACGAATATCCAATCCTTGACATCGGTTCTAGAACAGTTGAAAAGTATAGGGAGATACTCTTAAAGGCCAGGATAATAGTAGCCAACGGTCCTATGGGAGTGTTCGAAAGGGAAGAATTTGCCGTGGGAACAATTGGGGTATTCAAGGCCATCGGAGAGAGTCCAGCCTTTAGCGTCATTGGTGGTGGTCATTCAATAGCAAGCATATACAAGTACAACATAACTGGGATAAGCCATATCTCTACCGGTGGGGGAGCTATGCTAACATTTTTTGCTGGAGAAAAGTTGCCAGTTCTTGAAGCGCTAAAGATTAGTTACGAAAAGTTCTCTAACTTACTTTCTTAA
- a CDS encoding ZPR1 zinc finger domain-containing protein: protein MEDLRPERIQEIGRTDCPVCKGKNTLKLIQFIHKIPYLGEVMLSTAICDNCGYRDADVMILEAREPKLYEVKVEEEKDLFTRVVRSKSGTIELPELGITIEPGPRAEGFISNIEGVLERVKEVLLMARDFKEQENDEASVKKIDELLRYIEEVKEGKKPLTVRIMDPFGNSALIGEKVKSRRLTKEEIKSLSTGPYYVIDLDELPQQ from the coding sequence GTGGAGGATCTCAGGCCTGAGAGAATTCAGGAAATCGGGAGAACAGACTGCCCTGTGTGCAAAGGGAAAAATACATTAAAATTAATCCAGTTCATTCACAAGATACCCTATTTAGGAGAGGTAATGCTTTCAACCGCAATATGTGATAATTGTGGTTACAGGGATGCCGATGTCATGATACTCGAGGCGAGAGAGCCAAAGTTGTACGAAGTAAAGGTTGAAGAGGAGAAAGATCTCTTTACGAGAGTTGTGAGGAGTAAAAGCGGGACTATTGAGCTTCCAGAACTTGGAATAACAATAGAGCCAGGCCCAAGAGCTGAAGGGTTTATAAGCAACATTGAGGGGGTTCTTGAGAGGGTCAAAGAAGTCCTACTTATGGCGAGAGATTTCAAGGAGCAGGAAAATGATGAAGCAAGTGTGAAGAAAATTGACGAGCTTCTCAGATATATAGAGGAGGTAAAGGAAGGTAAGAAGCCGTTGACTGTAAGGATAATGGATCCCTTCGGAAACAGTGCTTTAATTGGAGAAAAGGTAAAGAGTAGAAGGCTCACGAAAGAGGAAATCAAAAGCCTGAGCACTGGGCCTTATTATGTCATTGATCTTGATGAACTTCCTCAGCAATGA